The genomic window ACTTAGCAATGATGTTAGAGGAAGAATTCAATATAAAAATTGATACAAGAGATATTATTGAAAGTAATTTTGATAGTGTTGATAAATTAGTGAATTATATTAAAAGTAGAATTTAGTGAATAAACTTTTTACAAATATTTTATCTTTTATATCTGCATCTATAGTAGTTATATTAGTGATTTATTTCGGTAAAGATATTATTTTAAATTATTATGCGAAACCTTTACAAGATTCATTACAAAAAACAGTTAGTTTACAAAGCGATTTAGAAACTGGAAAAATCGTTGTATTTGGTTCCTCTGAATTGGTACTTTATCCAAATCAAAAATTTTTACCTCAAAATTTTTTTAATAATGATTTAAATTTGCCTTTAAGAGTTCAAGGAAATGAAGGGCAACAAGATTTTGTAATAATGGCACAACTTGCTGCTTGTGATAATGATATAGTAAGACAAAATGCTAGAGTTGTAGTTCTTTTATCTCCTAGTTGGTTCACAGGTAGTAATGATAATGGACTTATAATGCCAAAATTTTTGGAATACATGTATTCAGGAATGATGAATAAGCTTTATTTTCAAAGTGAAACAGATGATAAATATAGAAATTTAGTTAGTGATTATATTCAAAA from Arcobacter venerupis includes these protein-coding regions:
- a CDS encoding acyl carrier protein, with the protein product MDLIERIKPLVEEIAFKPVTNEEALYTSNLIDSMGTVDLAMMLEEEFNIKIDTRDIIESNFDSVDKLVNYIKSRI